A single window of Candidatus Glassbacteria bacterium DNA harbors:
- a CDS encoding Gfo/Idh/MocA family oxidoreductase produces MAKMGRRRFISKAGRRAAVLAAAGPFITTGFAGNSPNDRINVAVMGIRSRGKAHLRGFAGIPNVDVSVICDVDERLLPGAVEYLHKVSGGKARTETDIRRVLEDKNIDAVSIASTNHWHALATIWACQAGKDVFVEKPASHNIREGRKMIEAARKYDRIVQVGTQSRSSVVCRTAMEFLHSGKLGDIYMARCCLIKPRDSFGRTENSPVPQGVHYDLWLGPAQWRPFNEKRFHYNWHWFWDTGNGETGNTGVHNLDRARWGMQQYEHPRKIQSTGGCFMWQDCDQETPNTHISVMEYPDGRIIQIEVRGLYSNSEENMLQGEFFYGTEGWLKLGSGSWQAYYGRENEPGEGMSGDEARAQADRLNLQGTGGDPHFQNFIDCVRSRRRDHLHADILEGHLSTSMCHLSNIAYRTGRTLTFDSATEEFVGDHEADVHLSREYRYPYVVDDNV; encoded by the coding sequence ATGGCAAAAATGGGTCGTCGAAGATTTATCTCGAAAGCAGGCAGACGGGCTGCCGTCCTGGCCGCTGCCGGACCTTTTATCACCACAGGTTTCGCCGGCAACAGTCCGAACGACAGGATCAACGTGGCGGTAATGGGCATCCGCAGCCGCGGGAAAGCTCATCTGAGAGGTTTTGCCGGAATTCCCAACGTCGATGTCTCCGTGATATGCGATGTGGACGAGCGACTGTTGCCGGGTGCCGTGGAATACCTGCACAAGGTATCAGGCGGGAAAGCCAGAACCGAGACGGATATCCGCAGGGTGCTGGAAGACAAAAACATCGATGCGGTCTCGATCGCCAGCACCAACCATTGGCATGCCCTGGCCACTATCTGGGCCTGTCAGGCCGGTAAGGACGTCTTCGTCGAGAAGCCGGCTTCACATAATATCCGGGAAGGCCGCAAGATGATCGAAGCGGCCCGAAAGTACGACCGGATAGTGCAGGTCGGCACCCAGAGCCGTAGCTCGGTGGTTTGCAGGACCGCGATGGAGTTTCTGCACTCAGGCAAGCTCGGGGATATCTACATGGCCAGATGCTGCCTTATCAAGCCCAGGGACAGCTTCGGGCGAACGGAAAACTCCCCGGTACCGCAGGGTGTTCATTACGACCTCTGGCTCGGACCGGCCCAATGGCGTCCTTTCAACGAAAAGCGCTTCCACTACAACTGGCACTGGTTCTGGGATACCGGCAACGGAGAGACGGGGAACACCGGTGTCCACAATCTGGACCGCGCCCGCTGGGGAATGCAGCAGTACGAGCATCCCCGAAAAATCCAGAGCACGGGCGGCTGCTTCATGTGGCAGGACTGCGACCAGGAGACGCCCAATACTCATATCTCGGTTATGGAATACCCGGACGGCAGGATTATTCAAATAGAGGTCCGGGGCCTCTATTCCAATTCAGAGGAAAATATGCTTCAGGGCGAGTTTTTCTACGGCACCGAGGGCTGGCTCAAGCTGGGGAGCGGCAGCTGGCAGGCCTACTACGGCCGGGAAAACGAGCCGGGCGAGGGTATGAGCGGGGATGAAGCCAGGGCTCAGGCAGACAGATTGAACTTGCAGGGCACTGGGGGCGATCCGCATTTCCAGAACTTTATCGATTGCGTCCGCTCTCGCCGGCGGGACCATTTGCATGCCGATATTCTCGAGGGACACCTCTCCACTTCCATGTGCCACCTCTCCAATATCGCCTATCGCACCGGACGGACGCTGACCTTCGATTCCGCCACCGAAGAATTTGTCGGCGACCATGAAGCCGACGTCCATCTGAGCCGAGAGTATCGATATCCTTATGTGGTAGACGACAATGTTTAG
- a CDS encoding Gfo/Idh/MocA family oxidoreductase, whose product MSGKREITRRKFIAGGAATAIAGFPFIRSAHAQQEETTKVGLIGCGGRGTGAAANAITAAPNIHLTAMADLVPEQIERSLDALKGDRDLQGELQANIKVSKDSKFTGMDCYKKVMESDVDYVILATPPGFRPLHFDAAVRAGKHIFAEKPLATDPAGVRKITKSAETAKSKGLSVVVGLNNRHSIGGMELVKRIHDGGIGEIRAGRIYRLGGGLWHRGSDPSWTEMEYQCRNWYYFCWLSGDQIVEMVIHQIDRMNWLMGSHPVSAVGSGGRQVRTDPKYGNIWDHMSIDYEYPGGVHVSCMLRQWDNCENKVATELVGTTGTLAGRSGIVGANPWRYTGERTNSSVYEHTELIESIRNNHARNDALDFGAESTLTAIMGREAAYTGKLLTWEEMVNSDLDLCPKSMQLGPAPKRPVPIPGKPRPA is encoded by the coding sequence ATGAGCGGCAAACGAGAGATTACCCGTCGTAAATTTATAGCCGGCGGCGCCGCAACAGCTATTGCCGGATTTCCTTTTATCCGGAGCGCACACGCGCAGCAGGAAGAAACGACCAAAGTCGGCCTTATCGGTTGCGGCGGAAGAGGTACGGGCGCCGCGGCCAACGCTATCACGGCAGCTCCCAATATCCACCTCACCGCCATGGCCGACCTTGTCCCTGAACAGATCGAAAGGAGTCTTGACGCCCTGAAGGGTGACCGGGACCTTCAGGGAGAACTTCAGGCAAACATCAAGGTTTCTAAAGATAGCAAGTTCACAGGGATGGACTGCTATAAAAAAGTGATGGAGTCTGATGTGGATTATGTAATTCTAGCCACACCCCCGGGATTCAGGCCTCTCCATTTCGATGCCGCAGTCAGGGCCGGTAAGCACATTTTTGCCGAGAAGCCGCTTGCCACCGATCCGGCAGGGGTGAGAAAAATTACCAAGTCCGCCGAGACGGCCAAGAGCAAAGGGCTGTCAGTAGTCGTAGGGCTCAACAACAGGCACAGCATAGGCGGGATGGAGCTGGTGAAGAGGATCCACGATGGCGGGATTGGCGAAATCCGCGCCGGACGAATTTATCGTCTCGGTGGCGGCCTCTGGCACCGCGGATCGGACCCCTCCTGGACGGAAATGGAATACCAATGCCGTAACTGGTACTACTTCTGCTGGCTGTCGGGTGACCAGATAGTCGAAATGGTGATCCACCAGATCGACAGGATGAACTGGCTGATGGGTTCTCACCCGGTCAGTGCTGTCGGCAGCGGAGGCAGGCAGGTTCGCACCGACCCGAAGTACGGCAATATCTGGGACCACATGTCGATCGACTACGAATATCCGGGCGGAGTGCACGTGAGCTGCATGCTGCGCCAGTGGGACAATTGCGAGAACAAGGTGGCTACCGAACTGGTGGGAACCACCGGAACATTGGCCGGCCGGTCCGGTATAGTGGGCGCCAATCCCTGGCGTTACACGGGAGAAAGGACAAACTCATCGGTCTACGAGCATACGGAGCTGATCGAAAGCATCAGGAATAACCATGCCAGGAACGATGCGCTGGATTTCGGCGCTGAAAGTACGCTGACCGCAATCATGGGCCGCGAGGCCGCCTATACAGGTAAGCTGTTGACCTGGGAGGAAATGGTCAATTCTGATCTCGATCTGTGCCCGAAAAGCATGCAGCTGGGTCCGGCACCCAAAAGACCGGTCCCCATACCCGGCAAGCCCAGACCTGCATAG
- a CDS encoding PIG-L family deacetylase yields MKRIFPSHGYSWIACFILVAFVSICGQQANALEAAESEKPLRVIMIGAHPDDTEGKGGGTAALWSAAGAKVMMVSVTNGDAGHQTEGGGALARRRAAECRAAADILGVSWRTLDFHDGELEPNLEARKAVIRAIREWKADIVITNRPNDYHPDHRYTGQIVQDAAYMVVVPNICPDTPRLEHNPLFMYFADRFQKPYPFTPDVAVDITPVIDKKIRAFDAMPSQMYEWLPWVGGRLDQVPKNPAERLKWLKKSRTGRTRSWKEKYADIVEERYGKARADKIEHVEVFELCEYGRQPSREEIWELFPK; encoded by the coding sequence ATGAAGAGAATTTTTCCGTCACACGGTTACTCGTGGATTGCGTGTTTTATCCTGGTCGCCTTTGTTTCGATCTGCGGCCAGCAGGCGAATGCCCTGGAGGCAGCTGAATCTGAAAAACCACTGCGGGTAATCATGATCGGCGCCCACCCCGATGACACCGAGGGCAAGGGCGGCGGAACAGCCGCTCTCTGGTCTGCGGCCGGTGCAAAAGTGATGATGGTATCGGTAACTAATGGTGATGCTGGGCACCAGACCGAAGGCGGAGGTGCGCTTGCCAGGCGCCGCGCAGCCGAGTGCAGGGCGGCTGCCGATATACTCGGCGTAAGCTGGCGCACTCTCGATTTCCACGACGGCGAGCTCGAACCGAACCTCGAGGCGCGCAAAGCCGTTATCCGCGCCATCCGTGAATGGAAAGCCGATATCGTAATCACGAACCGTCCCAACGACTATCATCCCGACCATCGTTATACCGGACAGATCGTCCAGGATGCGGCCTACATGGTGGTGGTGCCCAATATCTGCCCGGATACTCCACGGCTCGAGCATAACCCGCTTTTCATGTACTTCGCCGACCGCTTCCAGAAGCCTTATCCCTTCACTCCTGATGTTGCGGTGGATATCACGCCTGTGATCGACAAGAAAATCCGGGCGTTCGATGCCATGCCAAGCCAGATGTACGAGTGGCTGCCCTGGGTCGGGGGCAGGCTGGATCAGGTGCCGAAAAATCCAGCCGAGCGCCTCAAATGGCTGAAAAAAAGCCGCACAGGGAGAACCAGAAGTTGGAAGGAAAAGTACGCTGATATAGTCGAGGAGCGCTACGGCAAAGCCCGGGCTGATAAAATCGAGCATGTAGAGGTGTTCGAGCTCTGCGAGTATGGCCGCCAGCCCAGCCGTGAAGAGATCTGGGAGTTGTTTCCGAAATAA
- a CDS encoding PorV/PorQ family protein has translation MSGIKARIVLAASIFCLAFSFLPLLAQGTARQDYTGLDKYIEAGRPDDASFVGVRAAEFLTIPVGARGIAMGSAYSAVCDDISAIWWNPAGLGFLQNRELMLTVVDYTLDLTYSYGAFASPVGDGSLVIGGFFGYLNVPDIEITTVTSPGGTGNFYNAYDFQMGGSMAYNFSDRFIGGLNVKYIHQDMLNNMGGSAFGIDAGVVYHTEVADREIKFSFNIQNLGTNITMRGANLLEEIGPENKSGDVPTGYSDWSQDATQFSKRNVRLAYRQTHTYRLPTVLKIALAYNLYTGERANWLVAGEFWRPSYIPISYGAGSEVTFNFTPFLSGALRLGWQVQTDEYTEAVDQSGINYLGEDPTWRGFSFGGGIQRQIDNMHVRFSYAYKNKGRLSADNFFTLSFGF, from the coding sequence ATGTCAGGAATAAAAGCTCGAATTGTCTTGGCCGCATCAATATTCTGCCTGGCGTTCTCGTTCCTGCCCCTGCTGGCGCAGGGTACCGCCCGCCAGGACTATACCGGTCTGGACAAGTACATTGAAGCAGGCCGTCCCGACGACGCCTCTTTTGTGGGTGTCAGAGCCGCGGAATTCCTTACCATCCCGGTCGGGGCCCGCGGGATCGCAATGGGCAGCGCTTACTCGGCGGTCTGCGACGACATCTCCGCGATCTGGTGGAACCCCGCCGGTCTGGGTTTCCTGCAGAACCGCGAGTTGATGTTGACCGTTGTTGATTACACTCTCGATCTCACCTACAGCTATGGTGCGTTCGCCTCGCCCGTGGGCGACGGGTCGCTGGTGATCGGCGGCTTTTTCGGGTACCTGAATGTGCCCGATATCGAAATCACCACCGTCACCTCGCCCGGGGGCACCGGGAACTTCTATAACGCCTACGATTTCCAGATGGGCGGATCGATGGCGTACAACTTTTCCGACCGCTTTATCGGCGGGTTGAACGTCAAGTATATCCACCAGGACATGTTGAACAACATGGGCGGCAGCGCGTTCGGTATTGATGCCGGGGTAGTTTACCATACCGAGGTGGCCGACCGCGAGATCAAGTTCTCGTTCAACATCCAGAACCTGGGTACCAATATCACGATGAGGGGCGCGAACCTGCTTGAAGAGATCGGCCCCGAAAACAAGAGCGGCGATGTGCCGACCGGTTACAGCGATTGGTCCCAGGATGCTACCCAGTTCTCCAAGCGCAACGTCAGGCTGGCATACAGGCAGACCCACACCTACCGCCTGCCGACAGTGCTGAAAATAGCACTGGCCTACAACCTGTACACTGGTGAACGGGCCAACTGGCTGGTGGCCGGTGAGTTCTGGCGTCCGAGCTATATCCCGATCTCCTACGGAGCCGGCTCGGAAGTGACCTTTAATTTCACGCCATTCCTTTCCGGCGCCCTCCGTCTGGGTTGGCAGGTTCAGACCGACGAGTACACCGAAGCTGTCGATCAGTCCGGAATCAATTATCTGGGCGAAGATCCCACCTGGAGAGGATTCAGTTTCGGCGGCGGCATCCAGCGCCAGATCGACAACATGCACGTCCGTTTCAGCTATGCGTACAAGAACAAGGGCAGACTGTCAGCGGATAATTTTTTCACTCTTAGCTTCGGATTTTAG